One stretch of Halalkalicoccus sp. NIPERK01 DNA includes these proteins:
- a CDS encoding PPC domain-containing DNA-binding protein: MHYREVETKREFVARLEPGADWREEIETLADEEEVDAGFFYALGAVQDAELWFYDQREKEYEAVTFEEPLEVAACVGNVAWLDAERFAHTHAVLSRPSGQAIAGHLHAGTVFAGECYLREFEGELVREIDGTTGLDLWL, encoded by the coding sequence ATGCACTACCGCGAGGTCGAGACGAAACGGGAGTTCGTTGCCCGACTGGAGCCCGGCGCCGACTGGCGCGAGGAGATCGAGACCCTCGCCGACGAGGAGGAGGTCGATGCGGGCTTTTTCTACGCGCTCGGCGCGGTCCAGGACGCCGAACTCTGGTTCTACGACCAGCGCGAGAAGGAGTACGAAGCCGTCACCTTCGAGGAACCCCTCGAGGTCGCCGCCTGCGTCGGCAACGTCGCGTGGCTGGATGCGGAGCGCTTCGCCCACACCCACGCCGTCCTCTCCCGACCCAGCGGGCAGGCGATCGCGGGACACCTCCACGCCGGCACCGTCTTCGCCGGCGAGTGTTACCTGCGCGAGTTCGAGGGCGAACTCGTCCGCGAGATCGACGGGACGACCGGACTCGACCTCTGGCTGTAG